In Corynebacterium afermentans subsp. afermentans, a genomic segment contains:
- a CDS encoding endonuclease domain-containing protein: MKDTRKKELREKLVDLRRVSSVDTETHRRISDGEMVQLTKSIYFCAATWKKLKEYQRAFLRCYAAGRQSRRAVLIDCSAARLNGVWTIARGEPVTLAVPNGRPASTKGGWTGYEYRHRQIPEADIIYDGPVRYTNAIRTAIDIARERGVREGVIAIDSVLSGHGDHLYEELLHQFRATIARLAGTKGIANARKALPLASRLSDSPYESLLRLTLDAHGVPYRTQAVIGRYRVDFLIGDNLVVEVDGWEKYEEVPHDVLRKQRIRDDWLAEHGYKVLHFYTSDFWGEKDELIQRIRNAWPVARRLLPVQVKPKGYTPIGPGRSVALPPDLQEAVDMLSRP, translated from the coding sequence ATGAAAGACACGCGTAAGAAGGAACTGCGGGAAAAGCTCGTGGACCTGCGGAGGGTGTCGTCCGTGGACACTGAGACGCACCGGCGCATCAGCGATGGCGAGATGGTGCAGCTGACCAAGTCGATCTACTTCTGCGCCGCGACATGGAAAAAGCTCAAGGAGTACCAGCGGGCGTTTTTGCGGTGTTACGCGGCAGGGCGTCAAAGCAGACGCGCGGTACTCATCGACTGCTCGGCCGCCAGGCTCAACGGCGTGTGGACCATCGCACGCGGCGAACCAGTCACGCTTGCGGTGCCGAATGGGCGCCCGGCCTCCACCAAAGGCGGCTGGACCGGGTACGAATACCGCCACCGGCAGATCCCGGAAGCCGACATCATCTACGACGGGCCCGTGCGCTACACCAACGCGATCCGCACCGCCATCGACATCGCGCGTGAACGCGGCGTGCGCGAGGGCGTCATAGCGATAGACAGCGTGCTCTCCGGCCACGGCGACCACCTCTATGAGGAACTGCTGCACCAGTTTCGCGCCACCATCGCCCGTCTGGCCGGCACGAAGGGCATCGCCAACGCCCGGAAAGCGTTGCCACTGGCCAGCAGGCTTTCGGATTCGCCTTACGAGTCCCTCCTGCGCCTGACCCTCGACGCCCACGGGGTCCCATACCGCACACAGGCGGTGATTGGGCGGTACCGGGTTGACTTCCTCATCGGCGACAACCTTGTCGTGGAGGTCGACGGGTGGGAAAAATACGAGGAGGTCCCCCACGATGTACTGCGCAAGCAGCGCATCCGTGACGATTGGCTCGCCGAGCACGGATACAAAGTCTTGCACTTCTACACCAGCGACTTCTGGGGCGAGAAAGATGAGTTGATCCAACGCATCCGCAACGCGTGGCCGGTCGCCCGCAGGTTGCTCCCC